From Actinosynnema mirum DSM 43827, a single genomic window includes:
- the tatB gene encoding Sec-independent protein translocase protein TatB, translating to MFENVGFSELLVLVLAGLFILGPERLPDAAAWLGRTIRQVKEYATGAREQLKNEMGPEFEQIRKPLEDLRELRNFNPKQAITKHLWDDQPDEKPNGHPSTGYPPVPTEQAPPQRPLAHNERPPYDPDAT from the coding sequence GTGTTCGAGAACGTCGGATTCAGCGAGCTGCTGGTGCTGGTGCTGGCCGGCCTGTTCATCCTGGGCCCGGAGCGGCTGCCGGACGCCGCCGCCTGGCTGGGGCGGACCATCCGCCAGGTCAAGGAGTACGCGACCGGCGCGCGCGAGCAGCTCAAGAACGAGATGGGCCCGGAGTTCGAGCAGATCCGCAAGCCGCTGGAGGACCTGCGGGAGCTGCGGAACTTCAACCCCAAGCAGGCCATCACCAAGCACCTGTGGGACGACCAGCCCGACGAGAAGCCGAACGGCCACCCGTCGACCGGCTACCCGCCCGTCCCCACCGAGCAGGCCCCGCCGCAGCGGCCCCTCGCGCACAACGAGCGCCCGCCGTACGACCCGGACGCGACCTGA